A genomic stretch from Empedobacter stercoris includes:
- a CDS encoding AMP-dependent synthetase/ligase encodes MNNPTRIFDLAYQQQKLYPNHHMFSTKINGEWQFTKPAEFIAHTREISKGLLALGIKPGDRVGLVCESRYEWHVVDFAIQQIGAVVVAIYPNITDSEYQFIFNDAEIQLCIVSNKNLYERINNMFESIYSLEYIFAINDFPDSRNWAELKEIGKNITDEYVNNLSSTVRSSDLATLIYTSGTTGKPKGVMLSHNNLVSNFIAAKEIVVLEEGTRGLTFLPPCHTYERTVIYTYLYIGVTVYFAEGLDKIGDNINEVKPHIMTAVPRIMEKVYEKILKTGSALTGKKRKVFDWAIEIAANYEPDSTKRSFVYNIKLALARKLVLNKFYEALGGNFKYIISGSASLQGKIARVFMAAGLPFFEGYGMTETSPLITVNNPHKLGVRIGTVGSPIKDVKVKLAEDGEILVQGPNVMMGYYKNQKATDEVIIDGWMHTGDIGVWEEGEGHFLKIIDRKKEMFKISGGKYVVPQPIETKLVESEFIEQAMVIGDAQKFASAFIVPNYTNLKEWAKENAAEIVALSREEFIATNEVHKKINQEVRKANQYFGNWEQIKKPAILTHEFTIEAGELTPTLKMKRKVILKKFQKEFDEIYK; translated from the coding sequence ATGAATAATCCTACAAGAATTTTTGATTTAGCGTATCAACAACAAAAGCTTTATCCAAATCATCATATGTTTTCGACGAAGATTAATGGTGAATGGCAATTTACAAAACCAGCTGAATTTATAGCTCATACAAGAGAAATTTCGAAAGGATTATTAGCATTAGGAATTAAGCCTGGAGATAGAGTAGGATTGGTTTGTGAAAGTAGATACGAATGGCATGTGGTAGATTTTGCAATTCAGCAAATTGGTGCTGTGGTTGTGGCAATCTATCCAAATATAACAGATTCTGAGTATCAATTTATTTTCAACGATGCTGAGATTCAATTGTGTATTGTAAGTAACAAAAATTTGTATGAGCGCATCAATAATATGTTTGAAAGCATTTATAGTTTAGAATATATTTTTGCGATAAATGATTTTCCAGATTCCAGAAATTGGGCAGAACTAAAAGAAATTGGGAAAAATATTACAGATGAATATGTAAATAATCTTAGTTCTACGGTACGAAGTTCAGATTTAGCAACTCTAATTTATACTTCTGGTACAACAGGAAAACCAAAAGGAGTGATGTTGTCGCATAATAATTTGGTTTCTAACTTTATAGCAGCTAAAGAAATTGTAGTTTTGGAAGAAGGAACAAGAGGATTGACTTTTTTACCTCCTTGTCATACTTACGAGAGAACCGTAATTTATACCTATTTATACATTGGTGTAACCGTTTATTTTGCAGAAGGTCTTGATAAAATTGGTGATAACATCAACGAAGTAAAACCGCATATAATGACTGCCGTTCCTCGTATTATGGAAAAAGTGTACGAAAAAATTCTAAAAACAGGTAGTGCTTTAACAGGTAAAAAACGAAAAGTATTCGATTGGGCAATAGAAATTGCAGCCAATTATGAGCCAGATTCAACGAAACGTTCTTTTGTTTATAATATAAAATTAGCTTTAGCGCGCAAGTTAGTTTTAAATAAGTTTTACGAAGCATTAGGAGGAAATTTTAAGTATATTATTTCAGGAAGTGCTTCTCTACAAGGTAAAATTGCGCGTGTTTTTATGGCAGCTGGATTACCTTTTTTCGAAGGTTACGGGATGACGGAAACTTCACCATTAATTACAGTAAATAATCCACATAAATTAGGGGTTCGTATCGGAACTGTTGGTTCGCCTATCAAAGATGTTAAGGTAAAATTAGCAGAAGATGGCGAAATTTTAGTTCAAGGTCCTAATGTGATGATGGGGTATTATAAAAATCAAAAAGCGACGGATGAAGTTATTATTGATGGATGGATGCATACAGGAGATATCGGCGTTTGGGAAGAAGGCGAAGGTCATTTCTTAAAAATTATAGACCGTAAAAAAGAAATGTTCAAAATTTCTGGAGGCAAATATGTTGTTCCGCAACCAATAGAAACGAAGCTTGTTGAGTCTGAATTTATCGAGCAAGCAATGGTTATCGGTGATGCACAAAAATTTGCATCAGCTTTTATCGTACCTAATTATACAAATCTAAAAGAGTGGGCAAAGGAGAATGCAGCAGAAATAGTTGCGTTGTCTCGTGAAGAATTTATAGCAACTAATGAAGTTCACAAAAAAATAAATCAAGAAGTACGTAAAGCAAATCAGTATTTTGGAAACTGGGAACAAATCAAAAAACCTGCAATACTAACACATGAATTTACAATAGAAGCTGGTGAATTAACACCAACTTTAAAAATGAAAAGAAAAGTTATTTTAAAGAAATTTCAGAAAGAATTCGATGAAATTTATAAATAA